A stretch of Gymnodinialimonas phycosphaerae DNA encodes these proteins:
- a CDS encoding efflux RND transporter periplasmic adaptor subunit, giving the protein MSDPKKKAVEDAIEGNATGTPDTATAERAKATAASDAGARDVDTDAGPDKAPPASQPQPQQASDLQFTSDKGAARSTWIAALITLVVAGWMGSGFILPSQQEDTTERPSAPLPVAVSVLQSTAQPVTLFFSAEGQALPDRDTMIRAEASGEIADVFVSMGDFVEEGTEIARIRSERVEAELARAQQDVARTQRDLENAETLLERGVATLDRVEQARSAFTQATAQLTAAEESLADMMITAPFAGRIEALDLNAGEFVQAGAEIARLVDNAPLTVSFQVPQQALSRLESGQPANVTFITGETREATVTFVGTSAAQATRTFLAEVSLPNADGAIAAGISAEITIPTDEITAHFLSPSIVSISPEGQLGIKTVDDDNIVRFYPIEVVRPEIDGIWVTGLPDTITVITVGQGYVNDGETVRPQVEDAS; this is encoded by the coding sequence ATGAGTGATCCGAAGAAAAAAGCCGTTGAAGACGCCATTGAAGGCAACGCGACGGGCACGCCGGACACCGCCACGGCCGAGCGCGCGAAGGCCACCGCAGCCTCTGACGCGGGGGCGCGCGACGTGGATACCGACGCGGGCCCTGACAAGGCCCCTCCCGCGTCGCAACCGCAACCGCAACAGGCGTCGGACTTGCAATTCACGTCCGACAAGGGTGCCGCACGCTCCACATGGATCGCCGCCCTGATCACGCTTGTCGTGGCCGGATGGATGGGAAGTGGTTTCATCCTGCCGTCGCAGCAAGAGGACACGACCGAGCGGCCCTCCGCCCCGCTGCCGGTCGCCGTTTCGGTGCTGCAATCCACCGCGCAGCCCGTGACCCTGTTCTTCAGCGCCGAAGGTCAGGCCCTGCCGGATCGGGACACGATGATCCGCGCTGAAGCCTCCGGTGAAATCGCCGACGTGTTCGTTTCCATGGGCGATTTCGTCGAGGAAGGCACCGAGATCGCCCGCATTCGCAGCGAACGGGTCGAGGCCGAGTTGGCCCGTGCCCAGCAAGACGTCGCGCGCACGCAGCGGGATCTGGAGAACGCCGAGACGCTACTGGAACGCGGCGTCGCGACGCTGGATCGTGTCGAGCAGGCCCGCTCTGCGTTCACGCAAGCCACTGCGCAATTGACGGCAGCCGAGGAATCGCTTGCAGATATGATGATCACGGCCCCCTTCGCAGGCCGGATCGAGGCTTTGGACCTGAACGCGGGTGAGTTCGTGCAGGCGGGTGCCGAGATCGCGCGGCTGGTCGACAATGCGCCGCTGACCGTCTCTTTCCAGGTGCCGCAACAGGCGCTGAGCCGTCTGGAAAGCGGCCAGCCCGCGAACGTGACATTCATCACCGGCGAGACGCGCGAAGCGACAGTGACCTTCGTGGGCACCTCTGCCGCGCAAGCCACACGCACCTTCCTGGCGGAGGTGTCGCTGCCCAATGCAGATGGCGCCATCGCCGCCGGGATATCCGCCGAGATCACCATTCCGACCGACGAGATCACGGCCCACTTTCTGTCGCCCTCCATCGTTTCCATCAGCCCGGAGGGGCAGTTGGGCATCAAGACCGTCGACGACGACAACATCGTGCGTTTCTATCCCATCGAGGTCGTGCGGCCCGAAATCGACGGCATCTGGGTGACGGGGCTTCCCGATACCATCACCGTCATCACCGTCGGCCAGGGCTATGTGAACGACGGCGAAACCGTGCGCCCGCAGGTCGAGGACGCAAGCTGA
- a CDS encoding ketosteroid isomerase-related protein, which yields MDTHALITRYYAAFNASDTEAMIACLSPDVAHHVNEGGVRIGTDAFRAFCAHMTRCYRETLTDIVVMTSRDGTRAAAEFTVNGTYLVTDEGLPEAKGQTYTLPAGGFFSVEDGKITRVVTYYNLADWMAQVSA from the coding sequence ATGGACACCCACGCCCTCATCACCCGCTACTACGCCGCCTTCAACGCCTCCGATACGGAGGCGATGATCGCCTGCCTCTCCCCCGACGTGGCCCACCACGTGAACGAGGGGGGCGTGCGCATCGGCACCGATGCGTTTCGCGCGTTTTGCGCCCACATGACCCGCTGCTACCGTGAAACCCTCACCGATATCGTGGTCATGACGTCCAGGGATGGCACCCGTGCGGCGGCAGAGTTCACCGTCAACGGCACCTACCTTGTCACGGACGAGGGCCTGCCTGAAGCGAAGGGCCAGACCTACACGCTGCCCGCAGGCGGGTTCTTTTCCGTCGAAGACGGCAAGATCACCCGCGTCGTGACCTATTACAATCTGGCCGACTGGATGGCCCAGGTATCGGCATGA
- a CDS encoding efflux RND transporter permease subunit, which yields MHTLIDAAFSRARVVVMALVMVLAVGAFAYTSIPKEANPEVPLPLFYVHTGLDGISPTDAERLLIEPMEQEFAGLTGLQSMEAFASEGSASIQLEFQPGGDNEQALMDIREAVDRIQGDLPDDAYDLTVTEINTALFPIITAILSGPVPERTLNALAEELQEEIEGLTGVLEVDIGGQRTEFLEVLIDPTVFQTYDLSFDELIGQITRNNRLIAAGAIETGAGRIVLTVPGLIEDLPDVMGMPVLVRDGTVVTFGDVATVRRSFDDPTGFARIDGQPALALEVVKRSGANIIETVAEVRALVEDLRVDWPETVEVTYLNDQSEVVDDLLSDLEANVIAAVALVMIVIVYALGFRSAVLVGLAIPGAFLAGVTALWAMGYTMNIVVLFSLILVVGMLVDGAIVTTELADRQLQEGASPRDAYTFAAKRMSWPIIASTATTLSVFFPLLFWSGMVGEFMKFLPITVILTLFASLFMALIFIPVVGGIIGKKQPQNAAAKAAMHAAEHGDPRDMRGATGVYVRILEWAILRPAATVLLTVSMLLGSFGLYGVFGNGINFFPSVEPEFMQVQVRARDNFSIYQRDALVRTVENRLLGFDEVASAYARSTMSAGQGDEETIGTIQLELIEWDERRTAAVIGEDIRNAVADIAGIDVQVLTESGGPTAGKPINLRIQARSADAQEAAVRIVREIMGEIGGFTDVTDTRPLPGVEVAVIVNRAEAARYGADVSLLGQALQLLTRGIAVADYRPDDAEGSLDIRVRFPYEERSLSELGNLRVPTASGLVPISNFVTFAPTERVGTIRRIDERRVVTIEANVAPGILVNDQVIALTAALDAADLPQGVEYAFAGEAEEQADAMAFLVTAFIAAIFLMFVILVTQFNNFYQSLVVMSAIIFSVAGVLLGLIVTGRPFGVVMGGIGVIALAGIVVNNNIVLIDTYNDLKRAGQSPLEAALRTGAQRLRPVVLTSVTTALGLMPMVIGLNINFFTREIVYGAPSTQWWTELSSAIAGGLVVATILTLVVTPAMLMLGEKRADRAAPGPAPDGPASAPAMTPS from the coding sequence ATGCATACCCTCATCGATGCCGCCTTCTCGCGCGCCCGCGTCGTCGTCATGGCCCTTGTCATGGTTCTGGCGGTGGGCGCATTCGCCTATACCTCCATCCCCAAGGAGGCAAACCCGGAAGTGCCGCTGCCGCTGTTCTACGTGCACACGGGCCTTGACGGGATCAGCCCGACCGACGCGGAACGGCTGTTGATCGAACCGATGGAGCAGGAGTTCGCGGGGCTGACGGGGCTGCAATCCATGGAGGCCTTCGCCTCGGAAGGCTCTGCCAGTATCCAGCTGGAGTTTCAGCCCGGCGGCGACAACGAACAGGCGCTGATGGACATCCGCGAAGCCGTGGATCGCATCCAGGGCGATTTGCCCGACGACGCCTATGACCTGACCGTGACCGAGATCAACACGGCCCTGTTTCCGATCATCACGGCGATCCTGTCGGGCCCCGTGCCCGAACGCACGCTGAATGCCCTGGCCGAGGAGTTGCAGGAGGAAATCGAGGGCCTCACCGGGGTTCTTGAGGTCGATATCGGGGGGCAGCGCACGGAGTTCCTGGAGGTCCTGATCGATCCCACGGTGTTTCAGACCTATGATTTGTCGTTCGACGAACTGATCGGGCAGATCACCCGCAACAACCGCCTGATCGCCGCCGGGGCGATCGAGACCGGCGCTGGCCGGATCGTGCTGACCGTGCCCGGCCTGATCGAGGACCTGCCCGACGTGATGGGCATGCCGGTGCTGGTGCGCGACGGGACCGTCGTGACGTTCGGGGATGTCGCCACCGTTCGCCGCAGTTTCGATGACCCCACGGGGTTTGCCCGGATCGACGGCCAGCCCGCCCTGGCGCTGGAAGTCGTGAAACGCTCGGGCGCGAACATCATCGAGACCGTGGCCGAGGTTCGGGCCTTGGTGGAGGACCTGCGGGTCGACTGGCCCGAGACCGTGGAAGTCACCTATCTCAACGATCAATCCGAAGTCGTGGACGATTTGCTGAGCGATCTGGAGGCCAACGTCATTGCCGCCGTCGCCCTGGTGATGATCGTCATCGTCTACGCCCTTGGGTTTCGGTCCGCCGTTCTGGTGGGCCTTGCGATCCCCGGTGCGTTCCTGGCGGGGGTCACGGCGCTTTGGGCCATGGGCTACACGATGAACATCGTGGTACTGTTTTCGCTGATCCTTGTGGTCGGGATGCTTGTGGACGGCGCCATCGTGACCACGGAACTGGCGGATCGGCAATTGCAGGAGGGGGCGTCGCCCCGCGATGCCTATACCTTCGCGGCCAAGCGCATGTCGTGGCCGATCATCGCCTCGACCGCTACAACGCTTAGCGTGTTCTTCCCGCTTCTGTTCTGGTCCGGCATGGTGGGGGAGTTCATGAAATTTCTGCCCATCACGGTGATCCTGACACTGTTCGCATCGCTTTTCATGGCGCTGATCTTCATCCCGGTCGTGGGCGGGATCATCGGCAAGAAGCAGCCCCAGAACGCCGCCGCGAAGGCCGCGATGCACGCGGCAGAGCATGGCGACCCCAGGGACATGAGGGGCGCGACCGGTGTCTATGTGCGGATCCTGGAATGGGCCATCCTACGGCCCGCCGCGACGGTGTTGCTGACGGTTTCCATGCTGTTGGGCAGTTTCGGCCTATATGGCGTCTTCGGCAACGGGATCAACTTCTTCCCCTCCGTCGAGCCGGAGTTCATGCAAGTTCAGGTTCGGGCCCGCGACAACTTCTCGATCTACCAGCGCGATGCCTTGGTGCGCACCGTGGAAAACCGGCTTCTGGGCTTTGATGAGGTCGCCAGTGCCTACGCCCGGTCCACCATGTCCGCCGGACAGGGGGATGAGGAAACCATTGGCACCATCCAGCTTGAATTGATCGAATGGGATGAACGCCGCACCGCCGCCGTGATCGGCGAGGATATTCGCAACGCTGTCGCCGACATCGCGGGGATCGACGTGCAGGTATTGACCGAAAGCGGCGGCCCCACGGCGGGCAAGCCGATCAACCTGCGCATCCAGGCCCGGTCGGCCGACGCGCAGGAAGCCGCCGTGCGCATCGTCCGTGAGATCATGGGGGAAATCGGCGGGTTCACCGATGTGACCGACACAAGGCCCCTGCCCGGTGTCGAGGTGGCGGTCATCGTGAACCGGGCCGAAGCCGCCCGCTATGGCGCCGATGTCAGCCTTCTGGGGCAGGCCTTGCAGCTTCTCACCCGGGGGATCGCGGTCGCCGATTACCGCCCCGACGATGCGGAGGGATCGCTCGATATCCGGGTGCGGTTCCCCTACGAGGAACGGTCATTGTCGGAACTGGGTAACCTGCGGGTGCCCACAGCGTCGGGACTGGTTCCAATCTCCAACTTCGTGACTTTCGCCCCGACCGAGCGCGTGGGCACCATTCGGCGGATCGATGAGCGTCGCGTCGTGACCATCGAGGCGAACGTGGCACCGGGGATTCTGGTCAATGATCAGGTCATCGCCCTGACCGCGGCACTTGATGCCGCGGATTTGCCGCAGGGCGTCGAATATGCCTTCGCCGGAGAGGCCGAGGAACAGGCCGACGCCATGGCGTTCCTTGTGACGGCCTTCATCGCAGCCATCTTCCTGATGTTCGTGATCCTCGTCACCCAATTCAACAACTTCTACCAAAGCCTCGTGGTGATGAGCGCGATCATCTTCTCGGTCGCCGGTGTGCTGTTGGGCCTGATCGTGACGGGGCGCCCGTTTGGCGTGGTCATGGGCGGGATTGGTGTCATCGCGCTGGCGGGGATCGTGGTGAACAACAACATCGTGCTGATCGACACCTACAATGATCTGAAGCGGGCCGGACAATCCCCCCTGGAGGCCGCCCTGCGGACCGGCGCGCAGCGTCTGCGCCCCGTGGTGCTGACCTCGGTCACAACGGCCCTGGGGCTGATGCCGATGGTGATTGGGCTGAACATCAACTTCTTCACCCGCGAGATCGTCTACGGCGCGCCGTCGACCCAATGGTGGACCGAGCTTTCCAGCGCGATTGCCGGGGGCTTGGTCGTAGCCACGATCCTGACCCTGGTCGTCACGCCCGCGATGTTGATGTTGGGGGAAAAACGCGCCGACCGCGCCGCGCCGGGGCCGGCACCGGACGGGCCAGCTTCCGCACCAGCCATGACGCCTTCCTAA
- a CDS encoding GNAT family N-acetyltransferase gives MSLAVTALTGDALTRALPDLARLRVEVFAAFPYLYQGDADYESHYLRSYRDTPGAVLVAALEGNDIVGAATGMPLEHHADAAQISAALPPDTFYCAESVLLPAYRGQGIGHRFFDLREAHARHLGASHSAFCAVIRRADHPAKPANYRPLDRFWRARGYTPQTGTTAQFSWNDIGDTAETLKTLQVWIKAL, from the coding sequence ATGAGTTTGGCGGTTACGGCCCTCACCGGCGATGCCCTGACCCGGGCACTCCCCGATCTCGCGCGTTTGCGGGTCGAGGTTTTCGCCGCCTTTCCCTACCTTTATCAAGGGGATGCGGACTACGAATCCCATTACCTCCGATCCTACCGCGACACGCCCGGTGCCGTTCTTGTGGCCGCCCTGGAAGGGAATGACATCGTCGGCGCGGCGACCGGCATGCCCCTGGAACACCACGCCGACGCGGCCCAGATCTCGGCGGCGCTGCCGCCCGATACCTTCTACTGCGCCGAAAGCGTGCTGCTGCCCGCCTACCGCGGCCAGGGGATAGGCCACCGTTTCTTTGACCTGCGCGAGGCACATGCCCGCCACCTTGGCGCGTCCCATTCCGCCTTCTGCGCCGTGATCCGCCGCGCCGATCACCCCGCCAAACCCGCCAATTACCGCCCCCTCGACCGGTTCTGGCGCGCGCGGGGCTACACGCCGCAAACGGGCACCACGGCGCAATTCTCATGGAACGATATCGGTGACACCGCCGAGACCTTAAAAACCCTGCAAGTCTGGATCAAAGCCCTATGA
- a CDS encoding low molecular weight phosphatase family protein, whose translation MVGPRSTPNGDFPQSVLFCCDHNSTRSPMAEGLMKKFYGHRAYVQSAGVRGEMEIDGFAVTVCAELGVALERHRARSFDEMAEWGDDLSGFDLVVALSPASQRRALDMTRSFHIDVEYWPIIDPTGLGETREDKLASYRQARDQIVDRMKARFGEPTEEDQGAAPPR comes from the coding sequence GTGGTCGGTCCCCGCTCAACCCCAAACGGCGATTTTCCCCAATCGGTCCTGTTCTGCTGCGATCACAACTCCACCCGGTCGCCCATGGCCGAGGGGTTGATGAAGAAATTCTATGGCCACCGCGCCTATGTCCAATCCGCTGGCGTGAGAGGAGAGATGGAGATCGACGGCTTTGCCGTCACCGTCTGCGCGGAATTGGGGGTGGCACTGGAACGCCACCGCGCCCGTTCTTTCGATGAAATGGCGGAATGGGGCGATGACCTTTCGGGCTTCGATTTGGTCGTGGCACTCAGCCCCGCCAGCCAGCGCCGCGCCCTCGACATGACGCGTAGCTTCCACATCGACGTGGAATACTGGCCGATCATCGACCCCACGGGACTTGGCGAAACCCGCGAGGACAAGCTGGCAAGCTACCGCCAGGCCCGCGATCAGATCGTGGACCGCATGAAGGCCCGGTTCGGCGAGCCGACGGAAGAAGATCAGGGGGCCGCGCCGCCGCGCTGA
- a CDS encoding fatty acid desaturase: MRFLPAKFLLLPATQCIAIAGMILGDGYTFLGFGVVVLLALVLDRFDDRSDYDDRLDVGISGKALVYLIVALQAVLIVTSLMAATSAHSWIGVVGVILTLGQLLGLGAVDVGHELAHSRNRLDVELGRAVIAPCLHTSSIIDHVYRHHAAVCTADDAVSAKRGEPFVAYFRRSVVSQNLWAWNFAAKRMRHLDKSVWSLSNAALRGHILEVAYLLFAVLVFGWIGLLVAVVAALIAMRAIESISYIAHYGLIRVPGTPCCPRHSWNSRRTISSGYMLNMTSHSHHHTTPSLPYWDLRVKDDMPILPLSPGIMSLIAPISPLWFRAIEPAIADWDRRFATDAERALLAEQTWRRPSRQGRSTGGLPSGA; this comes from the coding sequence ATGCGGTTTCTACCTGCCAAATTTCTATTGCTTCCGGCCACGCAATGCATCGCGATTGCCGGGATGATCCTGGGCGACGGCTATACCTTTCTGGGCTTTGGGGTCGTGGTCCTTCTGGCCTTGGTCCTTGATCGGTTCGACGATCGTTCCGACTACGATGACCGTCTGGATGTCGGGATCAGCGGCAAGGCCTTGGTCTACCTGATCGTGGCGCTTCAGGCCGTTCTGATCGTCACTTCCTTGATGGCAGCCACCTCGGCGCACAGCTGGATCGGCGTTGTCGGCGTTATCCTGACGCTGGGGCAGCTCCTGGGTCTGGGGGCCGTCGATGTGGGCCATGAGCTGGCCCATTCCCGCAACCGTCTGGATGTGGAACTTGGCCGGGCCGTCATCGCGCCTTGCCTGCATACCTCCAGCATCATCGATCATGTCTACCGACACCACGCCGCCGTGTGCACCGCAGATGACGCAGTCTCCGCCAAGCGTGGAGAGCCCTTCGTCGCGTACTTCCGCAGATCCGTGGTCAGCCAGAACCTCTGGGCGTGGAATTTCGCCGCCAAGCGGATGCGTCACTTGGACAAATCCGTGTGGAGCCTTTCGAACGCCGCGCTGCGGGGCCACATACTGGAGGTCGCCTATCTTCTGTTCGCAGTGCTGGTCTTTGGTTGGATCGGCCTTCTGGTCGCCGTTGTCGCGGCCCTGATCGCGATGCGTGCCATCGAAAGCATCTCCTACATCGCGCATTATGGTCTGATCCGCGTGCCCGGAACCCCTTGCTGCCCTCGCCATTCGTGGAATTCGCGGCGCACGATCAGTTCCGGCTATATGCTCAATATGACCAGCCATTCGCACCACCATACGACGCCAAGCCTTCCCTACTGGGACCTGCGGGTCAAAGACGATATGCCGATCCTGCCGTTGAGCCCGGGGATCATGTCGTTGATCGCCCCGATCTCGCCCCTATGGTTTCGCGCCATCGAGCCCGCGATCGCGGATTGGGACAGACGGTTCGCCACGGACGCGGAACGCGCGTTGCTGGCGGAACAGACATGGCGCCGTCCAAGCCGACAAGGGCGCAGCACCGGGGGGCTCCCGTCTGGGGCCTGA
- a CDS encoding efflux RND transporter permease subunit — MRGTTLKRLLLPLLWVLFLVVEVVALRAASGMLFSDDLESRFRGDFPAYVRYEALLEEYGRFDTDIIALFEADSFADGESHVVMEDFLLDVQFLPHIEAVLSPFSFTVAGADGSPQQLFAPDLSPEDLTERLHAARAAQGGLSRVLSEDLGAAQVLVVIPDMPTETGARADLLAQMRALAAEVSDGTGVTVTLTGYPVIRASVTQRLDADTALLNSLGVVAGLAVALIALRSVALALVIAFTAHTARLWSITALLPLGYDINAVTITLPTLILVMSFSEAIHLGIATRRAYADGQPRPLRRAVASVWPAALLASVVTAGAFAALLLSSSALVSGLAVFGVLAIVISTPLIFAVFALQVVTLDRLVGFQRFVRQPTPTPTPSGARGPALLAAVVQRGKGAITLVGLGLVALSTAGYLMLQPNYGLFEGLRDGDPEIEALHRIEVQFGPLTSLEFEHPVSADVDLAAVARTLGEVSGWGDAFALPAPRDAARALGDGLPQVLRNRLVSDDGTRTLISLPYAYDGSALARRDITALEARIAQEPALADLGPATGVVHVSSFASERILNAFSLCFALAAAASGVLIAIWLRSPLLGLVSMLPNILPITAVGAWMWLAGQPFSFTSGIALTIAFGIAVDDTVHLLNRARQEARADGAWSEASILRALRGIAPTLVLTSAVLIGGLIGTLFSSLPSLVDFGILTIAVFVLALLADLLLLPALLLVSLPYVNRHP; from the coding sequence ATGAGGGGGACGACCTTGAAGCGGCTACTGCTGCCCCTGCTTTGGGTGCTTTTCCTCGTGGTGGAGGTCGTCGCCCTGCGCGCGGCCTCCGGCATGCTGTTCTCGGACGATCTGGAAAGCCGCTTTCGCGGTGATTTCCCGGCCTACGTGCGCTACGAGGCGCTGTTGGAGGAATACGGGCGTTTCGACACCGACATCATTGCCTTGTTCGAGGCCGACAGCTTCGCCGACGGTGAAAGCCATGTCGTGATGGAGGATTTCCTGCTCGACGTGCAGTTCCTGCCCCATATCGAAGCCGTGCTTTCTCCGTTTTCGTTCACGGTGGCAGGCGCGGACGGCAGCCCGCAACAGCTATTCGCGCCGGACCTGTCGCCCGAAGACCTCACCGAGCGCTTGCACGCGGCACGCGCGGCGCAGGGCGGGTTGTCGCGCGTCCTGTCCGAGGATCTGGGCGCGGCGCAGGTGCTTGTTGTGATCCCCGATATGCCCACCGAAACCGGTGCGCGCGCGGACCTCTTGGCGCAAATGCGGGCACTGGCAGCCGAGGTGAGCGACGGCACCGGTGTAACCGTAACCCTCACCGGCTATCCGGTCATTCGGGCGTCGGTGACGCAGCGGTTGGATGCGGATACCGCGCTTCTCAACAGCCTTGGCGTCGTCGCCGGGCTGGCGGTTGCCCTGATCGCCCTGCGCAGCGTGGCTCTGGCGCTGGTCATCGCGTTCACGGCGCATACGGCGCGCTTGTGGTCGATCACGGCCCTTCTGCCCCTTGGGTATGACATCAACGCCGTGACCATCACCTTGCCGACGCTGATCCTCGTGATGTCGTTCTCGGAAGCCATTCACCTGGGCATTGCCACCCGGCGCGCCTACGCCGACGGGCAGCCGCGCCCGCTGCGCCGCGCCGTGGCCTCCGTCTGGCCTGCGGCCCTGTTGGCGTCTGTCGTGACGGCGGGCGCCTTTGCCGCCCTGTTGCTCAGCAGTTCCGCGCTGGTCTCGGGCCTGGCGGTCTTCGGCGTTTTGGCCATCGTGATTTCCACGCCCCTGATCTTCGCCGTCTTCGCGCTTCAGGTTGTCACGCTGGACCGCTTGGTTGGATTTCAGCGCTTCGTACGACAGCCTACCCCGACCCCGACCCCGAGCGGGGCGCGCGGCCCTGCGCTTCTGGCGGCGGTTGTGCAGCGCGGCAAGGGTGCTATCACACTTGTCGGTCTGGGCCTCGTGGCGCTGTCCACTGCCGGCTACCTGATGTTGCAGCCCAACTATGGCCTCTTCGAGGGGCTGCGTGACGGCGACCCCGAGATCGAAGCCCTGCACCGGATTGAGGTGCAATTCGGCCCCCTGACCAGCCTCGAATTTGAACACCCCGTCAGCGCAGACGTTGACCTGGCCGCCGTCGCGCGCACGCTTGGCGAGGTCAGCGGTTGGGGCGATGCCTTTGCCTTGCCCGCCCCCCGCGACGCCGCCCGCGCCCTTGGCGACGGCTTGCCGCAGGTGCTTCGCAATCGGCTTGTCTCGGACGACGGCACGCGTACGCTGATCTCTCTGCCCTATGCCTACGACGGCTCTGCCCTCGCGCGCCGTGACATCACCGCGCTTGAGGCCCGCATCGCGCAAGAACCGGCGCTGGCGGATCTTGGCCCTGCGACCGGCGTGGTGCATGTGTCTTCTTTCGCAAGCGAACGGATTCTGAATGCCTTCTCCCTCTGCTTTGCCCTGGCGGCGGCCGCGTCGGGCGTTCTGATCGCGATTTGGCTGCGCAGCCCGCTGCTTGGGCTCGTCTCCATGTTGCCCAACATTCTGCCGATCACCGCCGTGGGCGCGTGGATGTGGCTGGCCGGGCAGCCGTTCAGCTTCACCAGCGGCATCGCCCTGACCATCGCCTTCGGGATCGCCGTGGACGACACCGTTCACCTGCTCAACCGCGCCCGGCAAGAGGCGCGGGCCGATGGCGCATGGTCCGAGGCTTCGATCCTCCGCGCGCTTCGGGGGATCGCGCCGACACTGGTTCTGACCTCCGCCGTGCTGATCGGCGGGCTGATCGGCACGCTCTTCTCTAGCCTTCCCAGCCTTGTGGATTTCGGGATCCTGACGATCGCGGTCTTCGTGCTGGCGCTGCTGGCCGATCTGCTGCTTCTGCCGGCACTTTTGCTGGTCAGTTTACCTTACGTGAACCGCCACCCCTGA
- a CDS encoding UPF0262 family protein: protein MTMHICHIEIDTQGLPTPTPEIEQERKVAIFDLLEHNSFTLPKDDAPDGPYRLSLAIREKRLVFDIDTEDGVDAAEFHLSLSPFRQTVKDYWQICEAYFDAVKKLPPSQIEAIDMARRGIHNEGARLLQERLEGKAGIDTDTARRLFTLICVLHFGG from the coding sequence ATGACGATGCACATCTGCCATATCGAGATCGACACCCAGGGTCTTCCCACGCCCACGCCCGAGATCGAACAGGAACGCAAGGTCGCCATCTTTGACCTGTTGGAGCACAACAGCTTCACCCTCCCGAAAGACGATGCCCCCGACGGCCCCTATCGCCTGTCGCTGGCGATCCGCGAAAAGCGGCTGGTCTTCGACATCGATACCGAAGACGGCGTGGATGCCGCCGAATTCCACCTTTCTCTTTCGCCCTTCCGCCAGACCGTCAAGGATTATTGGCAGATCTGCGAGGCCTACTTCGATGCGGTCAAGAAACTGCCGCCGTCGCAGATCGAGGCCATCGACATGGCCCGCCGTGGCATCCACAACGAAGGCGCGCGCCTGTTGCAGGAGCGCCTTGAAGGCAAGGCCGGCATCGACACCGACACCGCCCGCCGCCTCTTTACCCTGATCTGCGTCCTGCACTTCGGGGGCTGA